One window from the genome of Streptomyces sp. WZ-12 encodes:
- a CDS encoding FABP family protein encodes MIEIPSDLNPSLVPLVFLLGRWEGAGVFDFPGAEKCNFGQEVVFSHDGRDFLEYTSHTWVLDNEGKQVRPLETETGFWRVDGNKVEVVMTRDQGVVEIWYGELADQKPQIDLATDAVARTAAAGPYSGGKRLYGYVKGDLMWVGEKATPEVPLRPYMSAQLKKVADLKEWAESLPDDMPDGVSFFRPDGTPYEG; translated from the coding sequence ATGATCGAGATCCCGTCCGACCTGAACCCGTCCCTGGTGCCGCTCGTCTTCCTCCTCGGCCGCTGGGAGGGCGCCGGCGTCTTCGACTTCCCCGGCGCGGAGAAGTGCAACTTCGGCCAGGAGGTCGTCTTCAGCCACGACGGCCGCGACTTCCTTGAGTACACCTCGCACACCTGGGTGCTCGACAACGAGGGCAAGCAGGTCCGCCCGCTGGAGACGGAGACCGGCTTCTGGCGGGTCGACGGAAACAAGGTCGAGGTCGTGATGACCCGCGACCAGGGCGTCGTCGAGATCTGGTACGGCGAACTGGCCGACCAGAAGCCGCAGATCGACCTGGCCACCGACGCCGTCGCGCGGACCGCCGCCGCCGGCCCGTACAGCGGCGGCAAGCGCCTGTACGGCTACGTCAAGGGCGACCTGATGTGGGTCGGCGAGAAGGCCACCCCCGAGGTGCCGCTGCGCCCCTACATGTCCGCGCAGCTCAAGAAGGTCGCCGACCTCAAGGAGTGGGCCGAGAGCCTGCCCGACGACATGCCCGACGGCGTCTCCTTCTTCCGCCCGGACGGCACCCCGTACGAGGGCTGA
- a CDS encoding FecCD family ABC transporter permease, whose protein sequence is MARPTRTLPLAAALGAVLLVSLLCGTGLGAAGIGWPQVLRYLGAGLTGGTLRPDEVAAYTIVWELRFPRALLAAVVGAGLSAIGVAVQALVRNALADPFVLGISSGAAVGANAVMLFGALAALGVWALSVSAFLSALLAMALVYAAARTAHGLTPMRLVLTGTAMYYGFSAVTTLMVFTADRGEAARSAMMWLLGSLSGAGWGSVPIAAAAVAAALVHLRLSAGRLNALAMGDETAAALGVDPERLRRELFVVAAGATGAVVAVSGAIGFVGLMVPHATRMLVGADHRRVLALAPLLGAVLMVWVDVLSRVLLAPVELPVGVLTAVLGVPCFVLLMRRSRYTFGGGS, encoded by the coding sequence GTGGCACGCCCCACCCGCACCCTCCCCCTGGCCGCCGCGCTGGGCGCCGTGCTGCTCGTCTCGCTGCTGTGCGGGACCGGCCTCGGCGCCGCCGGGATCGGCTGGCCGCAGGTGCTGCGCTACCTCGGCGCCGGGCTGACCGGCGGCACCCTCAGACCCGATGAGGTCGCCGCCTACACCATCGTCTGGGAGCTGCGGTTCCCCCGGGCGCTGCTCGCCGCCGTCGTCGGCGCCGGACTCTCCGCCATCGGCGTCGCCGTCCAGGCCCTGGTCCGCAACGCCCTCGCCGACCCGTTCGTGCTCGGCATCTCCTCCGGCGCGGCGGTCGGCGCCAACGCCGTGATGCTCTTCGGCGCGCTCGCCGCGCTCGGCGTCTGGGCGCTGTCCGTCTCGGCGTTCCTCTCCGCGCTACTGGCCATGGCCCTGGTCTACGCGGCCGCCCGGACCGCCCACGGGCTGACCCCGATGCGGCTGGTGCTGACCGGGACGGCCATGTACTACGGCTTCTCCGCGGTCACCACCCTGATGGTGTTCACCGCCGACCGCGGCGAGGCGGCCCGCTCGGCGATGATGTGGCTGCTGGGCAGCCTGAGCGGGGCCGGCTGGGGTTCGGTCCCGATCGCCGCCGCCGCGGTCGCCGCCGCCCTGGTCCATCTCCGGCTCTCCGCCGGCCGGTTGAACGCCCTGGCCATGGGCGACGAGACCGCCGCCGCGCTGGGCGTGGACCCCGAACGGCTGCGCCGCGAACTGTTCGTGGTGGCCGCCGGGGCCACCGGCGCGGTGGTCGCGGTCTCCGGCGCGATCGGCTTCGTCGGACTGATGGTGCCGCACGCCACCCGGATGCTGGTCGGGGCCGACCACCGCCGGGTGCTGGCGCTCGCCCCGCTGCTCGGCGCGGTGTTGATGGTCTGGGTCGACGTGCTCTCCCGGGTGCTGCTGGCCCCCGTCGAACTGCCCGTCGGGGTGCTCACCGCCGTCCTCGGCGTCCCCTGCTTCGTCCTGCTGATGCGGCGCAGCCGCTACACCTTCGGGGGCGGTTCCTGA
- a CDS encoding ABC transporter ATP-binding protein, with protein MRLDITGLSVAVAGRRLVHDVTLTAGSGRLVGLVGPNGSGKSTLLRCVYRALRPAAGSVLLDGADLHALTAREGATLLAALPQEAGTDFDFTAAEVVAMGRLPHQRGSGRPSAADREICARALTRVGADHLADRGFLGLSGGEKQRVLIARALAQEPRVLVLDEPTNHLDIAQQLEVLALVRDSNLTVLTALHDLNLAAVHCDELHVLSAGRIVASGPPHDVLTAELLAEVFGVRAHRVRHPETGAVQLLFDRLPAS; from the coding sequence ATGCGTCTGGACATCACCGGACTGTCGGTGGCGGTGGCCGGGCGGCGCCTGGTCCACGACGTCACCCTCACCGCCGGCAGCGGGCGGCTCGTCGGGCTCGTCGGCCCCAACGGCAGTGGGAAGTCAACCCTGTTGCGCTGCGTCTACCGCGCGCTGCGCCCGGCCGCCGGCAGCGTCCTCCTGGACGGCGCCGACCTGCACGCGCTGACCGCCCGCGAGGGCGCCACGTTGCTGGCCGCGCTGCCCCAAGAGGCCGGCACCGACTTCGACTTCACCGCCGCCGAGGTCGTCGCCATGGGCCGGCTGCCGCACCAGCGCGGCTCCGGTCGGCCCAGCGCCGCGGACCGCGAGATCTGCGCCCGCGCGCTGACCCGGGTCGGCGCCGACCACCTCGCCGACCGCGGCTTCCTCGGCCTCTCCGGCGGCGAGAAGCAGCGCGTCCTGATCGCCCGCGCACTCGCCCAGGAGCCCCGCGTCCTGGTCCTCGACGAGCCCACCAACCACCTGGACATCGCCCAGCAGTTGGAGGTCCTGGCGCTGGTACGGGACAGCAACCTGACGGTGCTGACGGCGCTGCACGACCTCAACCTGGCCGCCGTGCACTGCGACGAGTTGCACGTGCTGTCCGCCGGCCGGATCGTCGCCTCCGGACCGCCGCACGACGTGCTCACCGCCGAGCTGCTGGCCGAGGTCTTCGGTGTCCGCGCGCACCGCGTGCGGCACCCCGAAACCGGCGCCGTCCAGCTCCTGTTCGACCGCCTGCCCGCCTCCTGA
- a CDS encoding ABC transporter substrate-binding protein, with the protein MRDPVTDTPHPARRLRPAAWLAALALALTGCGAHVGTGPAGTDARPAPDDRPVTLTNCGTRTTYPHTPRRVVTNDVGITEIMFALGLTDRMAGYVMPDDKGELSKVPWKAAYGKVPWLSKKAITKEIALDAKADLVFAGWNYGFGEGDGLTPAALKKLGVDAYVLTESCHNGTDSAARGVMPPLEALYADLTNLGKLFHVEDRAQALIRTYRKQVADAAAHAPAHRPTVFLYDSGQDKPMTAGEYAAAHDIITKAGGDNVMKDLKDSWTTVGWETVVARDPDVIVVNNYGDTTAAQKKAFLESYAPLANVSAVKHHRIYVMDYAELVESPRNPTAIADLARYLRGVHTG; encoded by the coding sequence GTGAGGGACCCCGTGACCGACACCCCGCACCCCGCCCGCCGCCTCCGCCCGGCCGCCTGGCTCGCCGCCCTGGCCCTCGCCCTCACCGGCTGCGGCGCCCACGTGGGCACCGGGCCCGCCGGCACCGATGCCCGCCCGGCTCCCGACGACCGCCCCGTCACCCTCACCAACTGCGGCACCCGCACCACCTACCCGCACACCCCGCGCCGGGTCGTCACCAACGACGTCGGCATCACCGAGATCATGTTCGCGCTGGGCCTCACGGACCGGATGGCCGGCTACGTCATGCCGGACGACAAGGGCGAGCTGAGCAAGGTCCCGTGGAAGGCCGCCTACGGCAAGGTCCCCTGGCTCTCCAAGAAGGCCATCACCAAGGAGATCGCCCTGGACGCCAAGGCCGATCTGGTCTTCGCCGGCTGGAACTACGGCTTCGGCGAGGGCGACGGTCTGACCCCCGCCGCCCTGAAGAAGCTGGGCGTCGACGCGTACGTCCTGACCGAGTCCTGCCACAACGGCACCGACTCCGCCGCCCGCGGCGTGATGCCACCCCTGGAGGCGCTCTACGCCGACCTGACCAACCTCGGGAAGCTCTTCCACGTCGAGGACCGCGCCCAGGCCCTCATCCGCACCTACCGCAAGCAGGTCGCCGACGCCGCGGCCCACGCCCCGGCCCACCGCCCCACCGTCTTCCTCTACGACTCCGGCCAGGACAAGCCGATGACCGCCGGCGAGTACGCCGCCGCGCACGACATCATCACCAAGGCCGGCGGCGACAACGTCATGAAGGACCTCAAGGACTCCTGGACCACCGTCGGCTGGGAGACCGTCGTCGCCCGCGACCCCGACGTCATCGTCGTCAACAACTACGGCGACACCACCGCCGCGCAGAAGAAGGCGTTCTTGGAGTCCTACGCCCCGCTCGCCAACGTCTCCGCCGTCAAGCACCACCGCATCTACGTCATGGACTACGCCGAACTCGTCGAGAGCCCCCGCAACCCCACCGCCATCGCCGACCTCGCCCGTTATCTCCGAGGAGTGCACACCGGCTGA
- a CDS encoding Fur family transcriptional regulator, which produces MVTTDWQSDLRRRGYRLTPQRQLVLEAVDRLEHATPDDILTEVRKTAGGINISTVYRTLELLEELELVSHAHLGHGAPTYHLADRHHHIHLVCRDCTDVIEADLSVAAPFTDTLREQFGFDTDLKHFAIFGRCASCTRQTGQGGRDAEGSG; this is translated from the coding sequence GTGGTGACCACCGACTGGCAGAGCGACCTCCGCAGGCGCGGCTACCGCCTGACCCCGCAGCGGCAACTGGTGCTGGAGGCGGTCGACAGGCTGGAGCACGCCACCCCGGACGACATCCTCACCGAGGTGCGCAAGACCGCCGGCGGCATCAACATCTCCACCGTCTACCGCACCCTGGAGCTGCTGGAGGAGCTGGAGCTGGTCAGCCACGCCCACCTCGGCCACGGCGCGCCCACCTACCACCTCGCCGACCGCCACCACCACATCCACCTGGTGTGCCGGGACTGCACCGACGTGATCGAGGCGGACCTGTCGGTGGCCGCCCCGTTCACCGACACCCTGCGCGAGCAGTTCGGCTTCGACACCGACCTGAAGCACTTCGCGATCTTCGGCCGGTGCGCGTCCTGCACCCGGCAAACCGGGCAGGGCGGCCGGGACGCCGAGGGAAGCGGGTAG
- the ygfZ gene encoding CAF17-like 4Fe-4S cluster assembly/insertion protein YgfZ has protein sequence MLRHSSASPLLSLPGAVPAEAPDEGVAAHYGDLFREQRALADGSGFVDLSHRGVVTVSGPERLSWLHLLLTQHVSELPPGRATEALILSAHGHVEHALYLVDDGETTWLHTEPGKQEALIAYLESMKFFYRVEVADRTDAFAVVHLPAGSITEAPEGTVVREAPHGRDLFLPRAELESFAAEHGPAIGVLALEALRVEAHRPRLGLETDHRTIPHEVGWIGGAVHLQKGCYRGQETVARVQNLGKPPRRLVFLHLDGSEVHLPPHGTPVRLAADGPEGRQLGFITTSARHHELGPIALALVKRNVPTDAPLIAGDTAAAQEVVVEP, from the coding sequence ATGCTGCGACATTCATCCGCCAGCCCCCTGTTGTCGCTGCCCGGCGCCGTCCCCGCCGAGGCCCCCGACGAAGGCGTCGCCGCGCACTACGGCGACCTGTTCCGGGAGCAGCGCGCGCTCGCCGACGGCTCCGGCTTCGTGGACCTCTCGCACCGCGGCGTGGTCACCGTCAGCGGCCCCGAGCGGCTGAGCTGGCTGCACCTGCTGCTGACCCAACACGTCAGCGAACTCCCGCCCGGCCGGGCCACCGAGGCGCTGATCCTCTCCGCGCACGGCCACGTCGAGCACGCGCTCTACCTCGTCGACGACGGCGAGACGACGTGGCTGCACACCGAGCCCGGCAAGCAGGAGGCGCTGATCGCCTACTTGGAGAGCATGAAGTTCTTCTACCGGGTCGAGGTCGCCGACCGCACCGACGCGTTCGCCGTCGTCCACCTCCCGGCCGGCTCCATCACCGAGGCCCCCGAGGGCACGGTCGTCCGGGAGGCCCCGCACGGCCGCGATCTCTTCCTCCCCCGCGCCGAGTTGGAGTCCTTCGCGGCGGAGCACGGTCCCGCGATCGGCGTGCTGGCCCTGGAGGCGCTGCGCGTCGAGGCGCACCGCCCGCGGCTGGGGCTGGAGACCGATCACCGCACCATCCCGCACGAGGTCGGCTGGATCGGCGGCGCGGTCCACCTCCAGAAGGGCTGCTACCGCGGCCAGGAGACCGTCGCCCGGGTCCAGAACCTCGGCAAGCCGCCGCGCCGCCTGGTCTTCCTGCACCTGGACGGCAGCGAGGTGCACCTGCCCCCGCACGGCACGCCGGTCCGCCTGGCCGCCGACGGCCCGGAGGGCCGCCAACTGGGCTTCATCACCACCTCGGCCCGCCACCACGAGCTCGGCCCGATCGCCCTGGCCCTGGTCAAGCGCAACGTCCCCACCGACGCCCCACTGATCGCGGGCGACACCGCGGCGGCCCAGGAGGTCGTCGTCGAGCCGTGA
- the dtd gene encoding D-aminoacyl-tRNA deacylase encodes MRAVVQRVNGARVDVAGETVGEIVGEGLCALVGVTHDDTPEKAAQLARKLWSVRILQDERSCSDDGAPLLVISQFTLYGDARKGRRPTWSAAAPGPVAEPLVDEVVAQLRALGAKVETGRFGADMKVSLTNDGPFTVLLEV; translated from the coding sequence ATGCGAGCTGTGGTGCAGAGGGTGAACGGCGCACGCGTCGACGTGGCGGGCGAGACGGTCGGGGAGATCGTCGGGGAGGGGCTGTGCGCGCTGGTGGGCGTCACCCATGACGACACCCCGGAGAAGGCCGCGCAGCTCGCCCGGAAGCTGTGGTCGGTGCGGATCCTCCAGGACGAGAGGTCCTGTTCGGACGACGGGGCGCCGCTGCTGGTGATCAGCCAGTTCACTCTCTATGGTGACGCGCGCAAGGGCCGTCGTCCCACCTGGAGCGCCGCCGCGCCGGGCCCGGTCGCCGAACCGCTGGTCGACGAGGTGGTGGCCCAACTGCGCGCGCTGGGCGCCAAGGTCGAGACCGGCCGCTTCGGCGCGGACATGAAGGTGTCGCTCACCAACGACGGACCGTTCACGGTCCTGCTGGAGGTCTGA
- a CDS encoding RsiG family protein, with protein sequence MTTLGAGQTPGPVPAARTAPAGSPPPALPTPPSGRTRPVAPESPTAPEAPHALTTTPAPAPIEPAPTKDDPMLQAGQAAPTARPPQQRDRFRPTGSPELSGLSLPELRGVRRDCQQEEADLSYLRRLLQGRIDILRAEIARRTGAHSALLDRLPEILTDLPSRQRSSARHVTLGTPHSEECRRLADEMLGEVELSDLTARTDEELQDAMGRLIRHERGISQRRQSLQRTTDDCSAEIARRYREGEAQVDDLLS encoded by the coding sequence ATGACGACACTCGGCGCCGGACAGACACCCGGCCCCGTGCCAGCCGCCCGGACGGCACCGGCGGGCAGCCCGCCGCCGGCGCTCCCCACCCCACCGTCCGGTCGTACGAGACCCGTCGCCCCGGAGTCCCCCACCGCCCCGGAGGCCCCGCACGCGCTGACCACCACCCCGGCGCCGGCTCCCATCGAGCCCGCCCCTACCAAGGACGACCCCATGCTCCAGGCCGGCCAGGCAGCACCCACCGCCCGCCCTCCGCAGCAGCGCGACCGCTTCCGCCCGACCGGCTCCCCCGAGCTGTCCGGGCTGAGCCTGCCCGAGCTGCGGGGGGTGCGCCGTGACTGCCAGCAGGAGGAGGCCGACCTCAGCTATCTGCGCCGCCTCCTCCAGGGGCGGATCGACATCCTCCGCGCCGAGATCGCCCGCCGCACCGGGGCCCACTCGGCGCTGCTGGACCGGCTGCCCGAGATCCTCACCGACCTGCCGTCCCGCCAGCGCTCGTCGGCCCGGCACGTGACCCTCGGCACCCCGCACAGCGAGGAGTGCCGTCGGCTCGCCGACGAGATGCTCGGCGAGGTGGAGCTCTCGGACCTCACGGCCCGTACGGACGAGGAGTTGCAGGACGCGATGGGGCGGCTGATCCGTCACGAGCGGGGGATCTCACAGCGCCGTCAGTCCCTGCAGCGCACCACCGACGATTGCAGTGCGGAAATCGCCCGCAGGTACCGTGAAGGCGAAGCGCAAGTAGACGACCTGCTGTCCTGA
- a CDS encoding asparaginase — protein sequence MPEQSPSAASATPAGPSPVLAEVVRSGFVEGRHRGSLVVLAADGSVEWALGDVDAPVFPRSTNKPMQAAAILRAGLDLSGERLALAAASHSGERFHLDLVRTMLAEHGLTAEQLQTPPDLPLDPEEAEHYLAAGKVRDRLTMNCSGKHTAMLAACALNGWPLPTYLEQDHPLQQLVLDVVRTAGGEEVTHIGTDGCGAPLMSLSLAGLARAYRHFVLAEPGTPERRVADAMRAHPEYVAGTRRPDTWLMQALPGTLSKMGAEAVQALALPDGRALAFKIDDGATRTLGPVLARVLRELGVDDPVLARIEDVPLHGGGSRVGEIRAAF from the coding sequence ATACCCGAGCAGTCGCCGTCCGCGGCGTCGGCGACGCCCGCGGGGCCGTCGCCGGTGCTCGCCGAGGTCGTCCGGTCCGGCTTCGTCGAGGGGCGGCACCGGGGCTCGCTGGTGGTGCTGGCCGCCGACGGGAGCGTGGAGTGGGCGCTCGGCGACGTCGACGCCCCGGTCTTCCCCCGCTCCACGAACAAGCCGATGCAGGCGGCCGCGATCCTGCGGGCCGGCCTGGACCTCTCCGGTGAGCGGCTGGCGCTGGCCGCGGCCAGCCACTCCGGCGAGCGCTTCCACCTCGATCTGGTCCGGACCATGCTCGCCGAGCACGGGCTGACCGCCGAGCAGCTCCAGACGCCGCCGGACCTGCCGCTGGACCCGGAGGAGGCCGAGCACTACCTCGCCGCCGGCAAGGTCCGTGACCGGCTCACCATGAACTGCTCCGGCAAGCACACCGCGATGCTCGCCGCCTGCGCGCTCAACGGCTGGCCGCTCCCGACGTACCTGGAGCAGGACCACCCGCTCCAGCAGCTCGTCCTCGACGTGGTGCGCACGGCGGGCGGCGAGGAGGTCACCCACATCGGCACGGACGGCTGCGGCGCCCCGCTGATGTCGCTCTCGCTGGCGGGGCTGGCGCGGGCCTACCGCCACTTCGTGCTGGCCGAGCCGGGCACGCCGGAGCGGCGGGTGGCGGACGCGATGCGGGCCCACCCCGAGTACGTGGCCGGTACCCGCCGGCCCGACACCTGGCTGATGCAGGCCCTGCCCGGCACGCTGTCCAAGATGGGCGCCGAGGCGGTGCAGGCGCTGGCGCTGCCCGACGGCCGGGCGCTGGCCTTCAAGATCGACGACGGTGCGACCCGGACGCTGGGCCCCGTGCTGGCCCGGGTCCTGCGCGAGCTGGGCGTGGACGACCCGGTGCTCGCGCGCATCGAGGACGTGCCGCTGCACGGCGGCGGCAGCCGGGTGGGCGAGATCCGCGCGGCGTTCTGA
- a CDS encoding ankyrin repeat domain-containing protein — protein MSDAHSPQQGPEAVEHAHDPEVLQLAAKVFDLARHGDTDTVAAYVDAGVPANLTNDKGDSLVMLAAYHGHPTTVEALLQRGGDADRPNDRGQTPIAGAVFKGEDEVVKVLLAHGADPSAGTPSAIETARMFQKTELLKLFGAE, from the coding sequence ATGAGCGACGCGCATTCCCCGCAGCAGGGCCCCGAGGCGGTCGAGCACGCGCACGACCCCGAGGTGCTCCAGCTCGCGGCCAAGGTGTTCGACCTGGCACGCCACGGTGACACCGACACCGTCGCCGCCTACGTCGACGCGGGCGTGCCCGCCAACCTGACGAACGACAAGGGCGACTCCCTCGTGATGCTGGCCGCCTACCACGGCCACCCGACGACGGTGGAGGCCCTGTTGCAGCGCGGCGGCGACGCCGACCGGCCCAACGACCGGGGTCAAACCCCCATCGCCGGCGCGGTGTTCAAGGGTGAGGACGAGGTCGTCAAGGTCCTGCTGGCGCACGGTGCGGACCCGTCGGCCGGCACGCCGTCGGCGATCGAGACGGCCCGGATGTTCCAGAAGACGGAGTTGCTGAAGCTGTTCGGCGCGGAGTGA
- a CDS encoding NADPH-dependent FMN reductase — MSAERFTLAVLVGSTREGRFAPVITEWFTQHVGASHPHLLLDVIDLATVRPYELRPGSEEFLAYAKRVEQADAFVVITPEYNHSFPAPLKHAIDLLRSEWQAKPVGFVSYGGISGGLRAVEQLRLVFAELHATTVRETVSFALPAGPFDDEGHLHDPAPPAQAADALLRQLGWWAVALREARTARPYGN, encoded by the coding sequence ATGTCCGCAGAGCGCTTCACCCTCGCCGTCCTCGTCGGCAGCACCCGCGAGGGCCGGTTCGCCCCGGTCATCACCGAGTGGTTCACCCAGCACGTCGGCGCCTCGCACCCGCACCTCCTCCTCGACGTCATCGATCTGGCCACCGTCCGCCCGTACGAACTCCGGCCCGGCAGCGAGGAGTTCCTCGCCTACGCCAAGCGCGTCGAGCAGGCGGACGCGTTCGTCGTGATCACGCCGGAGTACAACCACTCGTTCCCGGCCCCGCTCAAGCACGCCATCGACCTGCTGCGCTCCGAGTGGCAGGCCAAGCCGGTCGGCTTCGTCTCGTACGGCGGGATCTCCGGCGGCCTGCGGGCGGTCGAGCAACTGCGGCTGGTCTTCGCGGAGTTGCACGCCACGACGGTCCGCGAGACGGTCAGCTTCGCGCTCCCCGCCGGCCCCTTCGACGACGAGGGGCACCTGCACGACCCGGCTCCGCCCGCCCAGGCCGCCGACGCCCTGCTGCGCCAACTCGGCTGGTGGGCCGTGGCGCTGCGGGAGGCGCGCACCGCCCGCCCGTACGGCAACTGA
- a CDS encoding winged helix-turn-helix transcriptional regulator, protein MGGRTGPYECGLDAAVDVISGKWKVLLLWALDQGPRRFGQLRRELPRISEKVLAQQLRELEADGIVDRRVFDQVPPRVEYALTGLGTSLTEALAPLGAWGRTNMAHLEAAWTQRHPDTG, encoded by the coding sequence ATGGGCGGGCGCACGGGGCCCTACGAGTGCGGGCTGGACGCCGCGGTGGACGTCATCAGCGGCAAGTGGAAGGTCCTGTTGCTGTGGGCGCTCGACCAGGGGCCCCGGCGGTTCGGTCAACTCCGCCGCGAGCTGCCGCGCATCAGCGAGAAGGTACTGGCCCAGCAGCTCCGCGAGTTGGAGGCCGACGGCATCGTCGACCGGCGGGTGTTCGACCAGGTGCCGCCGAGGGTCGAGTACGCGCTGACCGGGCTGGGCACGTCGCTCACCGAGGCGCTGGCCCCGTTGGGTGCCTGGGGGCGCACCAACATGGCCCACCTGGAGGCCGCTTGGACCCAGCGGCATCCGGACACGGGGTGA